One Mya arenaria isolate MELC-2E11 chromosome 7, ASM2691426v1 genomic window carries:
- the LOC128239844 gene encoding uncharacterized protein LOC128239844, which translates to MGIHLVLVLMICLINGTALLQGVDVHLQADNHNNGHPNHHKITLKHFSEHTLCNNIRGKVMFLTALDDYFHNISETTRINFIFDLCARRGDMLIKWVKEVFDKDGDSSISHFERIYYENRR; encoded by the exons ATGGGAATACATCTGGTGTTAGTTTTAATGATCTGTCTTATTAATGGAACGGCTTTACTGCAAGGGGTTGATGTTCACTTACAGGCGGATAACCACAATAATGGACATCCAAACCATCACAAAAT AACGTTGAAACACTTCTCCGAACACACTTTATGCAATAATATTCGGGGAAAGGTAATGTTTCTAACGGCCCTGGATGACTACTTTCACAATATATCGG aaacaacGCGGATAAACTTTATCTTTGATCTGTGTGCAAGACGGGGTGATATGCTGATTAAGTGGGTGAAGGAAGTGTTCGACAAAGACG GTGATAGTTCCATATCGCATTTCGAACGGATATACTACGAAAACAGACGATGA